In Actinoplanes sp. NBC_00393, a single genomic region encodes these proteins:
- a CDS encoding glycoside hydrolase family 130 protein: MPIKTHVPYALTRLGTVMTPDPGDPLESEGVLNPASGRTPDGRLHLLPRLVAAGNVSRVGLAEVELRDGVPVGVHRRGVVLAPDEGWERGLANAGVEDPRTTWVPALGRHLMTYVAYGPLGPRLALAVSTDLQSWQRLGPVHFAYQPDLDTDLNLFPNKDAVFFAEPVPGPDGRPSYAMLHRPMWDLSWVRTGEGVHLPAGITDERAGIWISYVPADEVQADITALVRLRQHRCVALSEYDYEELKIGAGPPPLRVPEGWLLIHHGVTGYVPPGWDPTGQDVRYAAGAMLLDPGDPGRVLARTAEPILAPQTEDEHHGTVPNVVFPTAIEQVDGVHYVFYGMADTRIGVARLDRLTEGERDETSFRPVRQRPRPDSSAADPQPGLGLP, encoded by the coding sequence ATGCCGATCAAAACCCATGTTCCGTACGCGCTGACCCGCCTCGGCACAGTGATGACACCCGACCCCGGCGACCCCCTCGAATCCGAAGGCGTACTCAATCCGGCGAGTGGGCGAACCCCGGACGGGCGGCTGCACCTGCTGCCGCGGCTGGTCGCGGCCGGCAACGTCTCCCGGGTCGGGCTGGCCGAGGTCGAACTGCGCGACGGCGTACCCGTCGGGGTGCACCGCCGCGGTGTCGTGCTCGCGCCGGACGAAGGCTGGGAGCGCGGCCTGGCCAACGCCGGCGTCGAGGACCCGCGCACCACCTGGGTGCCGGCGCTGGGCCGGCACCTGATGACCTACGTCGCCTACGGGCCGCTCGGCCCGCGTCTGGCCCTGGCCGTCTCCACCGACCTGCAGTCGTGGCAGCGGCTCGGCCCGGTCCACTTCGCCTACCAGCCCGATCTCGACACCGACCTCAACCTGTTCCCCAACAAGGACGCGGTGTTCTTCGCCGAACCGGTGCCCGGACCCGACGGCCGGCCCAGCTACGCGATGCTGCACCGCCCGATGTGGGACCTCAGCTGGGTCCGCACCGGCGAGGGCGTGCACCTGCCGGCCGGGATCACCGACGAGCGGGCCGGCATCTGGATCTCCTACGTGCCGGCCGACGAGGTGCAGGCCGACATCACCGCGCTGGTCCGGCTGCGGCAGCACCGCTGCGTCGCGCTGTCCGAATACGACTACGAGGAACTCAAGATCGGTGCCGGCCCGCCGCCGCTGCGGGTGCCCGAGGGCTGGCTGCTCATCCACCACGGCGTCACCGGCTATGTCCCGCCCGGCTGGGACCCGACCGGCCAGGACGTCCGCTACGCCGCCGGGGCCATGCTGCTCGACCCGGGCGACCCGGGCCGGGTCCTGGCCCGCACCGCCGAACCCATCCTCGCCCCGCAGACCGAGGACGAGCATCACGGCACCGTGCCCAACGTTGTCTTCCCCACCGCGATCGAGCAGGTCGACGGCGTCCACTACGTCTTCTACGGCATGGCGGACACCCGGATCGGCGTCGCGCGGCTGGACCGGCTCACCGAAGGAGAACGCGATGAGACGTCGTTCCGTCCTGTTCGGCAGCGGCCTCGCCCTGACAGCTCCGCTGCTGACCCCCAGCCCGGCCTCGGCCTCCCGTGA
- a CDS encoding PPOX class F420-dependent oxidoreductase produces the protein MSDSTYGPGQGPSARPLTDDEVLEILGRQPFGVLATVKRDGHPHLASMVFTWDAEERVIRFSSAEGRIKVTHLRRDPRATLHVQGETVFSYAVAEGEAHVSEPSTDPGDATGRELLAMAGGLGNPADEAAFLAQMVADRRVVIRLKVSRLHGTALDGPVKG, from the coding sequence ATGAGTGACAGCACCTACGGCCCCGGCCAAGGACCCAGCGCCCGCCCCCTCACCGACGACGAAGTGCTCGAGATCCTCGGCCGGCAGCCGTTCGGCGTGCTGGCGACCGTCAAACGCGACGGCCACCCGCACCTGGCCTCGATGGTCTTCACCTGGGACGCCGAGGAGCGGGTCATCCGGTTCTCCTCGGCCGAGGGGCGCATCAAGGTCACTCACCTGCGCCGCGACCCGCGCGCCACCCTGCACGTGCAGGGCGAGACCGTCTTCTCGTACGCCGTCGCGGAAGGCGAGGCACACGTGTCGGAGCCCAGCACGGACCCCGGCGACGCGACCGGCCGGGAACTGCTGGCCATGGCCGGCGGTCTCGGCAACCCCGCGGACGAGGCGGCGTTCCTCGCGCAGATGGTGGCGGACCGGCGCGTGGTGATCAGGCTGAAGGTGTCGCGCCTGCACGGGACCGCCCTGGACGGCCCCGTCAAAGGCTGA
- a CDS encoding calcium-binding protein: MRSRSIARSVVTGLVVAGAAVAAGSTPAQAAGDGVVRVVGTQLRYAALDDVQNAIKINQAAEYVYVEDLAGLQPGNGCEHFMANTNVVRCSAAGITDLLIRTYAGRDQVSNNATVPSHLYLGDGDDRVYGSPAADTMHGGNGVDYLYGNGSADVLYGNAGADRLFGGLDNDELHGGTGRDRLSGHGGDDRVFGDQQADDLYGGDGLDEVNGGDGDDHVYGENDNDTVRGDAGDDHAYGGEADDQVYGGDGNDELHGDNGRDRVYGENGDDYLNGGNGLNVLNGGPGNDECAVGAEDTC, translated from the coding sequence ATGAGATCGAGATCAATCGCCAGATCGGTGGTGACCGGGCTGGTCGTCGCCGGGGCGGCCGTCGCGGCGGGCAGCACCCCGGCGCAGGCCGCCGGGGACGGCGTGGTGCGCGTCGTGGGCACCCAGCTGCGGTATGCCGCGCTCGACGACGTCCAGAACGCCATCAAGATCAACCAGGCCGCGGAGTACGTCTACGTCGAGGACCTGGCCGGCCTGCAACCCGGCAACGGCTGCGAGCACTTCATGGCCAACACCAACGTCGTCCGATGTTCCGCGGCCGGAATCACGGACCTCCTGATCCGCACCTACGCCGGTCGCGACCAGGTCAGTAACAACGCCACCGTTCCGTCCCACCTGTATCTGGGGGACGGCGACGACCGGGTGTACGGCAGTCCCGCCGCCGACACCATGCACGGCGGCAACGGCGTCGACTACCTGTACGGCAACGGGTCGGCCGACGTCCTGTACGGCAACGCCGGCGCGGACCGGCTCTTCGGCGGCCTCGACAACGACGAGCTGCACGGCGGCACCGGCCGGGACCGGCTCTCCGGCCACGGCGGCGACGACCGGGTCTTCGGCGACCAGCAGGCCGACGACCTGTACGGCGGCGACGGGCTGGACGAGGTGAACGGCGGCGACGGCGACGACCACGTGTACGGCGAGAACGACAACGACACGGTCCGCGGCGACGCGGGCGACGACCACGCGTACGGCGGTGAGGCCGACGACCAGGTCTACGGCGGCGACGGCAACGACGAGCTGCACGGCGACAACGGTCGCGACCGGGTCTACGGCGAGAACGGCGACGACTACCTGAACGGCGGCAACGGCCTGAACGTGCTCAACGGCGGCCCGGGCAACGACGAATGCGCGGTCGGCGCGGAGGACACCTGCTGA
- a CDS encoding FIST signal transduction protein, with protein MQSRTGDPSRWMGVGHSSSDDAATAGKAAAAQAVAGRDPSLLIVFCSTKYDFDRLLDGVRGEAGENGAIVGCTTTGGIVSGPGTAEAGVVVTALGGAGLEVRTAVGRGVAANPQEAGADAVAGVAGLTREHRAGLLLCDGLSGVQHEVVRGAYTVVSAVLPLVGGCAGDDMKFSGTHQFLGDQNGVEVLTDAVVGVGLGSDAKIGIGIAHGWQKQGEPMVVTRSDGGRLYELDEAPALDVYLKRINADRSLAVDAQAFQDAAFAKPLGLSRRTGEDIRIAHAAVPDDGSLVFIAEVPQGALVWEMVTEEDALISAGAESCRQAIEAIDGAQPAGVLVFDCGVRKARLGSAGIEQEIAAMEKTIPGVPMAGFYTYGEFARTRGSRGMHYLTVVTLAVA; from the coding sequence ATGCAGAGTCGGACCGGCGATCCGTCGCGCTGGATGGGTGTGGGGCACAGTTCGAGTGACGACGCGGCGACTGCCGGCAAGGCCGCTGCGGCGCAGGCGGTCGCCGGGCGGGATCCCAGCCTGCTGATCGTGTTCTGCTCGACGAAGTACGACTTCGACCGGCTGTTGGACGGCGTCCGCGGTGAGGCGGGCGAGAACGGCGCCATCGTCGGCTGTACGACCACCGGCGGGATCGTGTCCGGGCCGGGCACCGCCGAGGCCGGGGTCGTCGTGACGGCTCTCGGCGGCGCGGGGCTGGAGGTGCGCACCGCCGTCGGGCGGGGCGTCGCGGCGAACCCGCAGGAGGCCGGCGCCGACGCCGTGGCCGGAGTGGCGGGTCTGACCCGGGAGCACCGCGCCGGCCTGCTGCTGTGCGACGGGCTCTCCGGGGTGCAGCACGAGGTGGTGCGCGGCGCGTACACGGTGGTGAGCGCGGTGCTGCCGCTGGTCGGTGGGTGTGCCGGCGATGACATGAAGTTCAGCGGCACCCACCAGTTCCTGGGTGACCAGAACGGTGTGGAGGTGCTGACCGACGCGGTCGTCGGCGTGGGCCTCGGCTCCGACGCCAAGATCGGCATCGGCATCGCCCACGGCTGGCAGAAGCAGGGCGAGCCGATGGTCGTGACGCGCAGCGACGGCGGCCGGCTGTACGAGCTCGACGAGGCACCGGCTCTCGACGTCTACCTCAAGCGCATCAACGCCGACCGCTCGCTCGCCGTCGACGCCCAGGCGTTCCAGGACGCCGCCTTCGCGAAACCGCTCGGGCTGTCGCGGCGCACCGGCGAGGACATCCGCATCGCGCACGCCGCCGTCCCGGACGACGGCTCGCTGGTGTTCATCGCCGAGGTGCCGCAGGGCGCGCTGGTGTGGGAGATGGTCACCGAGGAGGACGCGCTGATCTCGGCGGGCGCGGAGTCGTGCCGCCAGGCGATCGAAGCGATCGACGGAGCCCAGCCGGCCGGTGTTCTGGTGTTCGACTGCGGAGTCCGCAAGGCCAGGCTGGGTTCCGCCGGGATCGAGCAGGAGATCGCCGCCATGGAGAAGACGATCCCCGGAGTGCCGATGGCCGGTTTCTACACGTACGGCGAGTTCGCACGCACCCGGGGCTCACGCGGCATGCACTACCTGACGGTCGTGACGCTCGCGGTCGCCTGA
- a CDS encoding IclR family transcriptional regulator — protein MQSEQQPRGEPVLARAVRILGAFTPEDPELSVSEVGRRARLHVATASRLIAAMVEQGLLARTTTGRVRIGVRLWELAQRASPTLGLREIAMPFLEDLHAVIGHHVQMGVLDGAEVLFVERLSARDAVINVTRIAGRLPLYASSTGLVLLAWSPPDLQEQVIAGPLPGFTPATITTPARLRSTLAGIRRQGYVICEGHIHADATGVAVPVRSGPDPAAAVVAGLSVIVPNDGRASSLVPALQAAARGIARRNSSLVQ, from the coding sequence GTGCAGTCGGAGCAGCAGCCGCGCGGTGAGCCGGTGCTGGCCCGCGCCGTGCGGATTCTGGGGGCGTTCACGCCGGAGGATCCGGAGCTGTCGGTGTCGGAGGTCGGCCGGCGCGCCCGGCTGCACGTCGCCACCGCGTCGCGGCTGATCGCGGCGATGGTTGAGCAGGGCCTGCTGGCGCGCACCACAACAGGCCGGGTGCGGATCGGGGTGCGCCTGTGGGAGCTGGCGCAGCGGGCCTCGCCGACGCTGGGGCTGCGGGAGATCGCCATGCCGTTCCTGGAGGATCTGCACGCCGTCATCGGCCACCACGTGCAGATGGGCGTGCTGGACGGCGCTGAGGTGCTGTTCGTCGAACGGTTGTCGGCCCGCGACGCGGTGATCAACGTGACCCGGATCGCCGGGCGGCTGCCCCTGTACGCGTCCTCGACCGGACTCGTCCTGCTCGCCTGGTCACCGCCTGACCTGCAGGAACAGGTGATCGCGGGCCCGCTGCCGGGCTTCACGCCGGCCACCATCACCACCCCGGCCCGGTTGCGGAGCACGCTGGCCGGGATCCGCAGGCAGGGCTACGTGATCTGCGAGGGGCACATCCACGCCGACGCCACCGGGGTGGCGGTGCCGGTGCGTTCGGGCCCGGATCCCGCGGCCGCGGTGGTGGCCGGGTTGTCGGTGATCGTGCCGAACGACGGCCGGGCGTCATCGCTGGTGCCGGCGTTGCAGGCGGCGGCCCGGGGCATCGCCCGCCGCAATTCATCTCTCGTTCAGTGA
- a CDS encoding PDR/VanB family oxidoreductase codes for MAETRTLRVIGKEPVADGVVALTLADPNGARLPDWTPGAHIDLILSNGLVRQYSLCGDRWDAHAYKIAVLRETGGRGGSAYIHDALDLGEAVDLGGPRNNFPLVPAERYLFIAGGIGITPLLPMIAQADLLGADWQLLYGGRREASLAFGQDLAGYADRVHLRPEDRHGLLDLPTFLAGWQPGTRVYCCGPAPLLAAVEQACAALPPHTLRTERFVAATLTTPARSTPFEIELARSKTVLTVPADSSVLDVLTAAGADVLSSCRQGVCGTCEITVLAGEPDHRDSVLDDTERAAGTCMFACVSRSRSDRLVVDL; via the coding sequence GTGGCGGAAACACGAACCCTGCGCGTCATCGGCAAGGAGCCGGTCGCCGACGGCGTGGTCGCGCTGACCCTGGCCGACCCGAACGGCGCCCGGCTGCCGGACTGGACGCCCGGCGCCCACATCGACCTGATCCTCTCGAACGGGCTGGTGCGGCAGTATTCACTCTGCGGCGACCGTTGGGACGCTCACGCGTACAAGATCGCGGTTCTCCGGGAGACCGGCGGCCGCGGCGGATCCGCGTACATCCATGATGCTCTTGATCTTGGTGAGGCCGTCGACCTCGGCGGCCCGCGCAACAACTTTCCGCTGGTCCCTGCCGAGCGCTATCTGTTCATCGCCGGCGGCATCGGGATCACCCCGCTGCTGCCGATGATCGCCCAGGCCGATCTGCTCGGCGCGGACTGGCAGCTGCTCTACGGCGGCAGGCGCGAGGCGAGCCTCGCTTTCGGTCAAGATCTTGCGGGGTACGCCGACCGCGTCCACCTTCGACCCGAGGACCGGCACGGGCTGCTCGACCTGCCCACCTTCCTCGCCGGCTGGCAACCCGGAACCCGCGTCTACTGCTGCGGCCCGGCCCCGCTGCTGGCCGCCGTCGAGCAGGCCTGCGCCGCACTGCCGCCGCACACCCTGCGTACCGAACGTTTCGTCGCCGCCACGCTGACCACCCCGGCCCGCAGCACACCGTTCGAGATCGAACTTGCCCGGTCGAAGACCGTACTGACCGTGCCCGCCGACTCCTCGGTCCTCGACGTGCTCACCGCGGCCGGCGCCGACGTGCTCTCCTCCTGCCGCCAGGGCGTCTGCGGCACCTGCGAGATCACCGTCCTCGCCGGCGAACCGGACCACCGCGACAGCGTCCTCGACGACACCGAACGCGCCGCCGGCACCTGCATGTTCGCCTGTGTCTCCCGTTCCCGCTCCGACCGTCTGGTGGTCGACCTGTGA